One region of Armigeres subalbatus isolate Guangzhou_Male chromosome 3, GZ_Asu_2, whole genome shotgun sequence genomic DNA includes:
- the LOC134220511 gene encoding polycomb group RING finger protein 3 produces MERRIKLKTLNMHITCEICKGYFIDATTVTECLHTFCKSCLVKHLEENNTCPTCQNVIHQSHPLQYISFDRTMQDIVYKLVPNLMEDEMRREREFYKSRNLQCPKDMPQQQQDSDDKANEQAHQEADYHRQDEQVNVCLDCISNNLRHLKRRFIRCSSQATITHLKKFLAKKVLNGIERYKDIDILCNDELLGKDHTLKFVYVTRWRFKDPPLRLQYRPRVDI; encoded by the exons ATGGAGAGACGTATCAAGCTCAAAACGCTGAACATGCATATTACTTGCGAAATTTGCAAAGGCTATTTCATCGATGCAACAACTGTTACTGAATGTCTTCATACGT TTTGCAAAAGCTGCCTAGTAAAACACTTGGAAGAGAATAACACTTGTCCAACCTGCCAAAATGTCATCCATCAATCACATCCGCTGCAGTATATTAGTTTTGACCGCACAATGCAAGATATTGTCTATAAGCTGGTACCAAACTTGATGGAAG ATGAAATGCGACGGGAACGGGAGTTTTACAAATCGCGCAACCTGCAATGCCCGAAGGATATGCCCCAACAGCAGCAGGACAGCGATGACAAGGCCAACGAACAGGCACACCAGGAAGCCGATTACCATCGTCAGGACGAGCAGGTCAACGTGTGCCTTGACTGTATTAGCAATAATCTGCGGCATCTCAAACGGCGCTTCATTCGCTGTAGTTCTCAAGCTACCATCACTCATCTGAAGAAGTTCTTGGCGAAGAAGGTGCTCAACGGTATCGAAAGATACAAGGAT ATCGATATATTGTGCAATGATGAACTGCTGGGCAAAGACCACACACTAAAATTTGTCTACGTTACGAGGTGGCGCTTTAAAGATCCGCCCTTACGGTTACAATATCGGCCGAGAGTGGATATATAA